The DNA region TTACAATCTTTTCCAGGTATTCCTCCAACATCCGCTACAAGTTGCATAATTTATAATTTTTTATTTCATTTTATTTAAAATAGAGTATGATTTTTTTGCAAAAATTTCGTATTACTTTTAGTATTATTTATTACTATGGGGCTCAAAAGTAATAATTTTTTATTTTTGCTTAAATTTAATATAACTTATTATATTTTTTTATTTAATTGTATGAATTGATTTTTTAGAATTATTTTAATTTTTATTTATAATAATTAGTTTTTTATCAAAACAAATGAATTTTAAGAAAAATCAAAAGTAATACTTTTGGTGATTTTTTTCTTAAGTGAAAAGTCTTTTATTATACTTTATAAACTTTTCTAAAACTTTCCATAGGTAATCTTTATATTATATCTTTTATAAAATAAAATTTGTATACCATATGGCTGGCTATTGCAAAAACTTGCTTTGTAGCTTTACTCAATTTGGTAAGAGAATTTACCATTGACGTGGTATATTAGTTAAACTCTATTTATTTAGGAGGGAAAAAATGGCAAAGTTTGATGATAAAATCGATTTATTCGATGATAGAGGCAATGAAATTGCATCTGGCGTACCAATCGAAGCTATCAGTCCATTAAGAAACCCAGCAATTCAAAGCATCGTTAAAGGTGTAAAAAGAACTGTTGCAGTAAACTTAGAAGGACTCGAAAAATCTGTAAAAACAGCATCTGTTGGTGGAGACAAATCTAGAATATTAGGAAGAGAATTAGATCTCGCTATTGTAGATAACGCAGAAGCAATCGCAGACAAAATGAAAGAAATTATCCAAATTTCTGCAGACGATGATACTGTTGTAAAACCTATTTCCGGAGGAAAAAGGTTATTAGTACAAGTACCAACTCAAAGAATTGATGTTGCTGCTGAATATTCCACAGCTCCATTATCCTCTGCTTCCGCTTTAGTACAATCTGTTATTGACATTTGTGATGTAGACATTTACGATGCTAACTTCGTAAAAGCTGCAGTATTAGGTAGATACCCACAATCTGTAGACTACAAAGGATCTAACATTGCAACCATGTTAGACATTCCACAAAAACTCGAAGGTGCAGGTTACGGTTTAAGAAATGTAAAAGCAAACGACTTCGCTGCTGCTACATTGAAAAACACTTTCCAAGCTACTGCATTAGCAGCTATCTTCGAACAAACTGCTATGTTTGAAATGGCTGACGCTTTAGGTTCATTTGAAAGATTACACTTATTAGGTTTAGCTTACCAAGGCTTAAACGCTGATAACATGGTTTACGACTTAGTAAAAGAAAACGGTGCAGAAGGTACTGTTGGTAGTGTAGTACAAGCAACCATTGCTCGTGCAGAAGCTGACGGTGTAATTGCTCCTCAAGAACAATTAACTGATTTCGCTATTTACGGAACTGATGACGCAGCTAAATGGAACGCATACGCTGCTGCTGGTGCAGTTGCAGCAACTATGGTTAACGTAGGTGCAGCTCGTGCAGCTCAAGGTATTCCATCTACTTTATTATACTTCAACGACAACCTCGAATTCGCTACTGGTTTACCTGGTCTTGACTATGGTAGAGCAGAAGGTGTAGCTGTAGGATTCTCCTTCTTCAGTCACTCCATTTACGGTGGTGGAGGTCCTGGTCTCTTCAACGGAAACCACGTTGTAACTAGACACAGTAAAGGATTCTGTATTCCTTGTGTAGCTGCTGCTATGTCCTTAGATGCAGGAACACAACTCTTTTCACCAGAAGCAACTTCTGGTTTAATTAAAGAAGTATACAGTCAAATTGATGAATTTAGAGAACCTATTAAAGCAGTCGCAGAAGCTGCTGATGAAATTAAAGGTGACATCTAATTAATTTGTTAAAATCTAATTTTTGAAGGTTAGAAGATGGATATTGAAATATTTCCTTACAGAGTTCTTGGAAGCGATACAACAGAAAAGTTGTTAAACGATTTAGAATCCCTTGAAGATGTTAAAAGGACTGTTATCCACGGTCCAAGATTCCCAAAAGGGGAAGCAACTTTACCACCAAAATATAGGGAACGTAGAGTTATTAACATTCAAGGGGAAGATGTTGTTTTACAAGTTAAAACCGCAAGAATAT from Methanobrevibacter sp. includes:
- the mcrB gene encoding coenzyme-B sulfoethylthiotransferase subunit beta, whose protein sequence is MAKFDDKIDLFDDRGNEIASGVPIEAISPLRNPAIQSIVKGVKRTVAVNLEGLEKSVKTASVGGDKSRILGRELDLAIVDNAEAIADKMKEIIQISADDDTVVKPISGGKRLLVQVPTQRIDVAAEYSTAPLSSASALVQSVIDICDVDIYDANFVKAAVLGRYPQSVDYKGSNIATMLDIPQKLEGAGYGLRNVKANDFAAATLKNTFQATALAAIFEQTAMFEMADALGSFERLHLLGLAYQGLNADNMVYDLVKENGAEGTVGSVVQATIARAEADGVIAPQEQLTDFAIYGTDDAAKWNAYAAAGAVAATMVNVGAARAAQGIPSTLLYFNDNLEFATGLPGLDYGRAEGVAVGFSFFSHSIYGGGGPGLFNGNHVVTRHSKGFCIPCVAAAMSLDAGTQLFSPEATSGLIKEVYSQIDEFREPIKAVAEAADEIKGDI